The following are from one region of the Heliangelus exortis chromosome 2, bHelExo1.hap1, whole genome shotgun sequence genome:
- the LOC139793380 gene encoding GSK-3-binding protein-like, giving the protein MPCRPGERFLLLERSVAVGQAGSKEVDALVAKLGEVLQLSAQRAPPPPRGPKHLGPGSARDRAAPYSPRCSGGALLAPRGPAPPQAHQQHSEPPRPDRSGHQRVTKQLCGRGWLRSAARRRKQPPPGPGDGPAEEEDPHRLLQQLILSGNLIKEAVRRLQLAAAAAAAAASTASSGSASAGSSGADVEAAEAAALQPLQ; this is encoded by the coding sequence ATGCCGTGCCGCCCGGGAGAGcgcttcctgctgctggagcgCTCGGTCGCCGTGGGGCAGGCGGGTTCCAAGGAGGTGGACGCGCTGGTGGCCAAGCTGGGCGAGGTGCTGCAGTTGAGCGCCCAgcgggcgccgccgccgccccgcggCCCCAAGCACCTGGGGCCGGGCAGCGCCCGTGACCGCGCAGCCCCCTACTCGCCCCGCTGCAGCGGAGGCGCCTTGCTGGCGCCGCGGGGGCCGGCACCGCCGCAAGCCCACCAGCAGCACTCCGAGCCTCCGCGGCCGGACCGGAGCGGCCACCAGCGGGTGACCAAGCAGCTGTGCGGCCGGGGCTGGCTGCGGAGCGCCGCTCGCCGGAGGAAGCAACCGCCACCGGGGCCGGGAGACGGACCGGCGGAGGAGGAGGACCCCCACcggctcctgcagcagctcatccTCTCCGGCAACCTCATCAAAGAAGCCGTCCGGCGGCTGCAGCtagcggcggcggcagcggcggctgCGGCCTCTACGGCCTCCAGCGGCAGCGCCTCGGCAGGGAGCAGCGGCGCGGACGTCGAGGCGGCGGAGGCAGCGGCGTTGCAGCCCCTGCAGTAG